One Paenibacillus sp. SYP-B4298 genomic window, CGGCACGCTCCTTCTATCAGGTTAACCCGTTGCAGACGGTGGCCCTGTATCGCAAGGCGGTGGAGTATGCTGGCTTGAGCGGCTCGGAGACGGTTATTGATGCGTATTGCGGCATCGGAACGATCTCGCTGTTCCTCGCACGGCAGGCGGGCAGGGTATACGGAGTGGAGATTGTGCCGGAGGCGATCGAGGATGCCAAGCGCAACGCTGCGCTGAATGGCATAGCCAATGCGGAATTCGAGGCGGGGGCGGCAGAGGTGGTCATCCCGCGCTGGCGGGAGGAAGGGATCACCGCCGACGTCATCGTCGTCGACCCGCCGCGCAAGGGCTGCGACCAGGAGCTGCTGGATACGATCCTGACCATGCGCCCAGAGCGGGTCGTCTATGTGAGCTGCAATCCATCAACCCTGGCCCGCGACCTGCGGGTGCTGGAGGATGGGGGGTACCGGACTGTGGAGGTACAGCCGGTGGATATGTTTCCGTGGACGAGTCATGTGGAAAATGTCGCTTTGCTTGTTCGTAATGGAACAGAAGGCTGAGATGTCTTGATATATAAGGTTTTATGGGCTATATGACAGCCTGTGAAATCGGAGTGATACAGCAGGGTTTGGGGGCTGTTGATGTGAATTTATTCGACGTAAATAAAAGGAAGAAGATGCTGGAACCGGTGATATGCTCCCATCATAGTAGACAGTAGAAAAAACAAAAATTCTACTTTAACCATGATGGGAGTTTTTGTGATGTCGAAAAGAAGTCCAATATCATTATTCCATTATGGTTCCTGCCGGAAGGTGGCACAATCTAACCCATACCGGAAATAGCCCCCTTAGAGTATATGTCATTTACGCTCCGCCGGAGCATCCGTTCGGCACCGTTCATGCAACGAAAGCTGACGCTATGACATCTCATGAATCACGTTAAAGAGAACCATTCAAATCTGCACAGAATGATTACATGGTAGTAGACCTATCCAATAGAAGAAGTTTAAGTGGTGGAATATGATTCAGCAAGAATCGTGCTCCACTACTTTTTGTGCATTGAGATGAAAGGCAGAGGAAATGACTTCTCACTGCAACATGTGAGAGTCAACGATACATTTCATCCCGTACATTGCTCGAAAGGGAATTTTTTTAAAGTGTTGACACTGCGATAACATTTTGCGTATATGATCAAGAAAGAAATAAGTAAATAATTATATGACTATTTACAAGCGCCGAAGGAGTGTGGGAAAATGAAACGTGAAGTCAAACGGATTTATTTCCTTTGTGGGTAAAATCGTTGCCGAAGTCAAATGGCAGAGGCTTTTGCCAAGATTTATGGTGGAAGCATGTTGTGGTCGAAAGCGCGGGGAAAGGGATGGACATTCCCGTGACTTAAAGGAGTGAGGCATATGAGCAAGCTGGAAGAAGTAGCGGATATCTTGAAGCTGTTGGGGGACCGAAACAGACTAACCATCGTCGCCTTGCTGCAAGTAAAGGAGCTCTGCGTGTGTGAAATCGTAGACATTTTGAAAACAAGCCAGCCGAATATCAGTCAACATATGCGCAAGCTAAGGGACGGAGGACTTGTCCAAGAGTCTCGCAGGGGACAATGGGTTTATTACTCGCTCTGTCTGGAAGACAAGCCTTATATTTTGGAGCTTCTAAAGGAAATTCCCTCGCAAGCGTCGCTGATGGATTCAACCGTTTGTGAAGCCAATGATTGCTGTACGTAATTTGGGAGGATGCATATGTTTTATTTGGCGATACTCATTTTTCTATTGACCTTACTTTTTGTTATTTGGCAACCGAAGGGATTAAACATCGGCTGGAGCGCTTCAGGCGGAGCTGTTCTTGCCCTGCTGCTAGGCGTTGTAAGCTTTGGAGATGTAAGAGATGTAACCCTTATTGTTTGGAATGCGACACTGGCATTCGTGGCGATCATTCTAATCTCCCTTATTCTTGATGAGATCGGATTTTTTGAATGGGCTGCACTGCATATGGCACGGATTGCCCGCGGGAATGGAACAATGATGTTTATTCTCGTGATTCTGCTTGGCGCGGCGGTTGCGGCTTTTTTTGCAAATGATGGTGCAGCTCTGATTCTAACTCCAATTGTCTTAGCCATGGTTAGAGCTTTGAAGTTCGATGATCGTATGATCCTTCCTTTTATTATGGCCAGTGGCTTTATTGCAGACACGACTTCGTTGCCGCTCGTCGTTAGCAATTTGGTCAATATTGTATCTGCTGATTTTTTCGGAATTGGATTTGTAGAATATGCGAGCCGGATGATCGTGCCTAACGTTTTTGCGCTCTGTGCGAGCATTGCCGTTCTGTACCTCTTTTTCCGAAAGAGCATCCCTAGGCATTATGATACGGCCAGCTTGAAGCAGCCAAAGGAAGCCATTAAAGATCAACGAATGTTCCGCGCTTCATGGATCATTTTAGCGATTCTACTGGCTGCCTATATGCTCAGTGAGTTTATTCATCTGCCGGTTTCCGTCATCGCGGGTATAGCAGCTATTGCTTTCATTGGCATTGCCCGACAAAGCCCAGCAGTTGAAACAAAGCGATTAATTAAAGAAGCCCCTTGGGCAGTTGTTGTCTTTTCCATCGGCATGTATGTCGTAGTATACGGCTTGCGTAATGTGGGGCTAACGGATGCCTTAAGTGAGGTCATCCAGTCGGTGGCCGATCAAGGACTGTATGTGGCAACGCTTGGCATGGGGGTGATCGCCGCATTATTGTCATCGGTGATGAACAATATGCCGACTGTGATGATTAATGCATTGGCTATCCAGGAAACGCAAACCGAGGGCATTTTGCGTGAGGCGCTCATTTATGCAAACGTGATTGGATCGGACCTGGGGCCCAAAATTACACCCATCGGTTCACTTGCCACGCTGCTCTGGCTGCATGTGCTGGCGCGCAAAGGCGTGAAAATTTCGTGGGGCTATTATTTTAAGATTGGAATCGTGCTGACAATTCCGACTTTGATTATTACATTAACCGGTCTATCTATATGGCTCTGGTTAATATCCTAATCCAATACGAAAAGAGGAGCCTTTATGAACAAACCGCTCATTTATTTTTTGTGTACCGGAAATTCGTGCAGAAGTCAAATCGCGGACGGATTTTTGCGGTCGTTAGGCGCCGAGAAGTATGAAGTGAAAAGCGCGGGGCTGGAGGCTCACGGCTTGAATCCAAGAGCTGTTCAGGTCATGCAGGAAGCAGGCGTGGACATTAGCGGCCATTCCTCCGATGTCATTGACCCGGAGGTGCTGAATCGTGCTCATTACGTAATCACCCTGTGTGGTCATGCTGACGAGCATTGTCCTGTGATTTCCAACAAAAACGTCATCAAATGGCACTGGGGCTTCGATGACCCTGCCAAAGCAACGGGAACGGATGAAGAAATTTTGAATCAGTTCCGCAGTGTCCGTGACTCCATTAGAAAGCGTGTTGAACAGTTTGTTAAAGAAGGAAAATAAAGGGGATAACAGGCTTAAATGAATGCATATCGCATTAAGGTATAGTGATTTGAAAGGAGTACAACCATGTCTTCAGAAAAAAACTACCATGCATTGATTCCTGATAAAATTTTTATGGGTGCAGCAACTGATGTAGAATCCATGGTGAAAAATGAAGGTATTGAAGTGATTGTGGATTTGAGAGGCGAAGCGACGGAGTGTGCTTATCCAGCGGCCCATTCGAAATGGATTCAAATTTCGTTAGCAGATAATGCTAGCGGGCCACAAGAAAAAGCCTTTGAGCAAGCAATCCAGGCCGTCACCGAAGCTTTCCGCCAAAATAAGAAAGTGGCTTTTCATTGTGGCGGAGGGAAAGGGAGAACGGGTACAGTAGCTGTAGGCACTTTACTTACGCTAGGGTTGAGTAAAACGATTGACGAAGCGGTGGCCGAAGCAAGGAGCATTCGCCAAGTTATAGATATTAAGCCATCGCAAAGAGAATCTCTGCAAACATTATATCCTGATCAATAAGCAAGAAAGACGACCACTCATTGGAGTGGTTTTTATTCATAATGCTTGCATTTTGCAATTAATTGATGTATAAATTAACTATGAGGTGAGGCCAGAGTGGAAGATACTCGTGAACTTTTTCAAATCATGACACGCCGTTTTGGGTTTCTGAATAAAAATTGTTGCTCTGCTGGCGGGCATGATATTTCATTAGTGCAAAGCCATATACTTTACGAGATCGATCGTCAACATCAACCGTCGATTCAACAGGTTGCTGAGGCGTTGGGAACGGATATTACAACCTTTAGCCGACAAATCCAATCGTTAATTAAACTGAATTTGGTAAAGAAATCGCCCGATCCAAATGACCGTAGGGTTTATTTGCTTTCGCTTACCATGGAAGGTAAGTTCGTGGCTACTATTATTGACCAACAAATGAATGCTTATTTAAATGAAGTGTTCTCCAACTTGAACGATTTTGAAAAAGAAACCGTTATTCGTTCCATTAAGCTTTTAAATGAAGCCATGTCGAAATCAAGCTCATGCTGTTCCACACCCATAGGGTGATTTTTTTTGAATAATACTTGCAAAATGCAAATAATGTGGAGGCGCTTAATGTGAATGCAGAACTTGATACGATTGTCATTGGAGGGGGGCAAGCGGGGCTTGCTTCCGGTTATCATCTACAGAAGAAAGGACTTCGATTCCTGATTATGGAGGCGAGTGATGAGGTCGGCGGTTCGTGGCCGCTTTATTATGATAGCCTCAAACTATTCTCACCAGCACGCTTCTCATCCTTGCCGCATTTGAAATTTCCGGGTGATCCGAACGGTTATCCAAGGCGAGATGAAGTTATTCAGTACTTAAAATATTACCAGGAAAAATTCCAATTGCCGGTTAGAATCAATCAACGCGTGACATTGGTCGAAAAGGATGGAGACGGGTTTATGGTCCGAACGATGGCAGGGGATACGTTTCGGTCAAAGACCATTATTAATGCGACTGGCTCATTTCACACTCCCTATACGCCAGCGATACCCGGGCAGGAGTCGTTTCAAGGCCATATCCTTCATTCCTCTGAATATCGAAATTCAGAGCCATTTATCAATCAGCGTGTGCTGGTTGTAGGTCGTGGGAATTCTGCCGTTCAGATTGGCGTCGAACTGGCCGAAGTCAGCCATACATCTTTAGCCGTATTGCGACCAGTTCAATTTATGAAATCGATGCTGTTAGGGCAGGACTTGCATTTTTGGGTGAAAACGATTGGATTTGACTCGTTTCCATTTTGGCGATTCGGGAAAACTGCACCAAGTTCAGGTTCAGTAATTGATTCGGGCGGGTACAAAGAGAAGGTATTGGCAGGGAAACCGGATCAACAACCGATGTTTACATCCTTTTATGATGAGGGGGTCTTTTGGGCGAACGGGACAAAGGAAGCGGTGGATACGGTAATCTTTGCAACAGGGTACCGGCCTTGCCTTCCCTATCTTCAAGCGATTGGCGCTCTGAACACGGAAGGAAGGCCGGTACATCAAGCAGGTATAAGCCTTGTTCCGGGACTATATTATGTTGGGCTGGAAGGACAGCGGTCTTTTGCTTCTGCGACATTAAGGGGGGTGGGGACGGACGCGCAGTTTGTCGTAAAAAAGCTTCTACACCATCTTAAAATAAGGAGTGTTCATTCATGAATCAAGTTAATCATGATCAAATTACACTGATCATAGCGCAGATCTTTCGGAATTTGTAGATAATCAAGTAAGGCATTTCTGTACAGCAATATTTAATCATTCCCGTTATATATCTGATACTAACGTGGAACGATTGAGGAGACTTTGGTGATGGATGAAAAAATGATTGGTGTGCTTATTAAAGCATGGGAGACATATCAAAATTTATCGAAGGGCTTCGGGGAAAATGCTTGGAAAATAAGAACGATGGGAATTGGTTTTTGGGCCGCAATTGTAGCCTATGGCTATAAACAAAATGAAGTAACAATGTACTATCTGGCCGCATTAGTTGCTGTATTGTTCTTTATGTTGGAAGCAGGCACCCGAATTCTTCAACAAAAATACATCCAAAAATCTATTGAAATAGAGAAATCCATTAATGATTTCCTAACCGGTGATTTAGTGAAAATTCCTGGCGACGGTATATCCACAAATTTTTCTAACCCATCTTTAAAGGACTTTATCAGCCTACTAAAATTAAGAAGATGGATGTTTTGGTTGCCATATATAGTATTAATTGCAACCCCATTCTTTCTTTAGTGATCACTCATTCCGACAGTCAAGTCATGTGGAGTGCTGTGTGTCTATCATACGAAGCTCAGGCACTGTTGGCGCTTGAGCTTTAATTTTTGGATTCTACAGCAATTACTTGGGACGATTGTGTAGCACGAGGTTAGGATGTCTCTATTTTAGTTCCAAGTCGCTCTTGTTCGACTATTCAAAAAGTTAAGTAAGAATCCGACTATTAATGAGTTTACAGAAGAATGTCTTGTTCCTTATTTGTAGGCTGTTTCATAATAAGCTCCAAAATGGTGACAACTTTATATTTGGCGAACTTGCTCATGAAAAAATGAATCCCAAATGAAACGGCTTAGAGGGACAAAGCTCCTCGCCTTACATTGAAAATTGAATATAAGTTCGCCCCGTACATTCCCCGTGTAGCCCCAAAAAGGAGAGCCACCTGTAAAAGGTATGATCCAATTGTACGGTCTATCCTTTTTTATCTTAAGCTACTCAATCTAATACTAGTTTGATATAATTTACAATATTCGACAAAGTGGGGCGATGATTTGACTACACGACAACAAGGGTTACATATTGTTGGTCGGACTGTCCTTGAAAATAAAACTGAAGGGGCTCTGTTATGTCCGCTGAATTGAAGAGTGTGCTGCAATATTATATCCGGTATGAGGACTACTCCAGGTTCCTGAATGCGTCTCTGGGCTCCGTAGATGGAGACCATCTGCCAGAGTCAGCTCTGGGTAATCTAAAAGCTATCACAAACATGTTGAACAAAAAACAAAAGCGTGCTCTTGTTCAGAAGTTAGAGAGCTATCCTGATATCAAAAAAGCTTCCCACGAGCTGCGCGGCAAATGGGAACTGTGGATTGACAGGCTGCTGTCTCGGGATATGGGCGTTGAGGAATTTATTGCTCAGTTGCCGTTCCGGTATCCAGACAATCGTGACAATGGAAAGGAATATATCGAACAACTGCTTTCCCAGGAAGAATTTACGATTTGCTATCCATTGCTTATAAAGGATCTACATAATGCCAAGAAGCAACGTATCGTCAGGCCGGTGATTACATTTACCTGCACTTTAACCGACGATGCGCTGCAAGTCGTTTCTTTTGTTATGAACCGGGCAAGCCTGGAGATTCTGCTCGCACAAGCATACCAATGTCCGGTTGAGGATGTGCGAATGATTGCTTCGGAAACGTACCAGCAGTTATGCACCAAAATCGATAGTATTACGTCTCCCCAACTACCACACATTATCGAACTGATCGACCAATGCCTGCGCGAGGGGGTGCAGGACTGGAAGCATGCAAGTCTGCTGGATATGAAAGAACATCGTGGTTGGTTAATGGCGAGGCGGTTATTCGTAACCAAAGAAATGTGGGATGAAGTGAAGGAGTCTATATTCCGCATGGAAATTGAGCGTCTGATGGCACGACATTCGGCTTCTCCGTCTACGCTCCTGAATCAGTATGTATTCGGCAATAAAAACGCGGTTGACTATTCGTCAGAACCAACAAAGACAGAGTATCATCTTGGAAGCTATACGGCCGACTATCCGATAAATTTCAAACAGTGGAGAATTATGCAGTCTGCCCCTCATGCTGCTATACTTGCAGTGAATGGTCCCCCTGGTACCGGCAAGACGACGTTGATTAAGGAAATCATCGCGGATTCCATGGTCAAGAAAGCTCGTTTGTTGACACAGGTGTGGGATGAGCCTTGGCAGCTTAAGGAGAAGGGTCAGATCCGGGCCTACTATCAATCTCCGCTCGCGGGGGAAAATCCTTACTCCATGGTGATTACGAGCACCAACAATAAAGCGGTGGACAATATTGGGATCGAATTAATGCAAGAGGTTCCCTTCTTAAATAAGGTCTTGGCTCTCGCTGACATTCATGGTAAAAAGGTTGAGGCTGAGGAAGACGAGGGTGAAGGATACGCATTTGCGAATGCTCTTGAAGAAGACAGTCCGATGACAACAGAGCATGAGGATAGAGGCCATCCAGCATCGGCGATGGATTCAAAGAAGGAAGGCGCCTTTTGCGCACGATTGGGAAATATGGCGAATATGACGGCTTTTATAGCGCAGAAGTTAGAGGTGACTATAAAAGGTTTGCAGCATGCTGAGGTTGCGGCTCTGCAAAATCTGGATCTTCGCAATGAGTTTGTTGCTTCGTTGTCCCTTCTGGAGGAGATTCATCAAAGGATTAACGTGTTCCAGGAGCTACAGAGCTTACAAGGTCGATTACAACAGTCGGAAGATATGCTGCTCGATTGCGATGCCGAGTTATCCACCATTATTAGCCATCTTTATACGATCGATCATGAGCTGCAGAATCTGATAGCGATCCGGACCGGGCTTGAGCAACGGTTGCACAACTTAATGCTTCTGCAAGAACGAGAGTCAGACCTGAAGAGTACGTTGTGCAGGGAAGAGCCGTTGACGTCAAGCTCTTATTATGATTTGGCGAACGCGCCTGTTATTGTTCGGTTGAGAAGAAAACTATTCGAGCAGGCGCTCGCTGTGAACGAACAGTATGTCATCAAGTATCGGGCGGAGATCGTGCACAATCTGAATAAAGTGGGGGAGTCGCAGCGGTGGTTCAAATCTTTTTACAGCGAGAATGGCAAAAGGTTAGATCAGTATGAGAGCGGCATACGCGCGATCTGGGAATCTTTCTTCCTTTGCTTTCCTGTTGCGACAACAACGCTGCACTCGTTCTCGGAGAAGCTATTGCAGCCCCTCCGTGGCTTGATTGACACATTGTTCGTGGATGAAGCAGGGCAAATCATGCCTCATTACCTCTGTGCTCCCTTGTACCGATCACGCAAGGCGGTTATCGTCGGCGACCCCGAGCAGCTTGAACCGGTGCGTCCGTTTACTCAAAACTTGATTGAAGAGAGCGATGTTCAGAAAGAGCTTCATGATCGCATTTGTGTGCTCAAGAATAGCGTTCAGGAGTATGCGGATCGCGGCAGTGAATTCTATGAGTTCATGGGCACAAAGAAGAAGGGGATCATTCTTACCGAGCATCGTCGTTGCGAGGCTAGCATCATGCGTTTTTCCAATTTTCACGTCTATCATAACATGCTGGTACTGAAGCAAGAGGACAATTCGAACAAGCTTTTCGGGGCTAATATGGTGGCGTTAGACATTCGCGGTGTAAAGGAGATGAGCTCTCATCACAATAATTCGGAGATTGCTGCCTGCAAAAAGGTGGTGGATCTGCTCGTTGGGAGATATGGAAATAACGCGGTTCAGGATATCGGAATTATTACTCCGTTTTCATCCCAGGCGGAGCAACTCAAGAGAAGCATTGCAGGCGTTGATGTAGGAACGGTTCATACGTTTCAAGGGAAAGAGAAGCGGTTTATTCTCTTTAGCTCGGTCATTGATGGAGTGCACCTGAAGAGCAAAGGTCTTTCCTACGTCATAGGCAGTAAACCGAATTTACTCAATGTCGCCTTCTCCAGAGCAAAGGAACAATTCATCTGGGTAGGCAACATCGAGGCGGGTCTCGAGAGTGGGAATTATGTAGAAAAAGCCATCCATATGATTCAAACCCATGGAGCCATATACAGTCTGTATAATGAGGACTATGAGAACCCCAAGTATGCAGATCATCGTCAAGAGGCGTATACGGTGTACGAGGATAAGCACGAGCTGAGTGGGGTAGACGACAGATTCATCGAGTCAATGAACGAGCTTCTCCATGCGAATGTGCTCCTGAATCCTAGAAAACACCATGCGTTGATGTTGAAGGCGATGGAATGGTGCCGAAGCTCGCTCGGCATTGTCTCGCCATGGGTGAACAGCAATGTCATGGACGAGACGTTCTTCTCATTGCTACGTATAGCGATGGAACGGGAAGTCGATGTCAAAGTACGTTTCGGTTACACGAATTCCAAGCTGACTCTTCAAGAGATCGACAAGATCGTCGATAGAGATAATTACAGCTTTAAGAATAAGGAAGCCATTAAAGTCGCTCTGCAAAGGTTGTATGATGAGTTAGACACCAACCTAGTCTACATGCCGCCTCTTCATACCAAAGTGCTCTTGGTGGATGATAGCCTTCTATTTATTGGTTCGCACAACTGGCTATCTAATCCAGGCAAGCTCTTGAGAGAAGAAATCAGCTATTTGATTACCAACAAGCAAACCATCGCGTATGTAAAAAAGAGGTTTGCGTTGTGATACGCAGCGTCATCTGGACAGGAACTGCTATCGCGCTTTTGAAGAAAATAATCCGCACCTTGGCGCTAAGCTGGGCGGATTATTTTCGTATAATCTATTCTAGCTTCGCTCCCCCAACAACTCTCCCACAGAAATCTCCAATGCTCGCGCGATGACGAGCACTTCATAATCCTGCACGAGCCGATGCTGGCCCTCCAGACGGGACAGACTGGTGGGACTGATATCCAGTCCCAGTGTCTGAAGCCGGGCGAGGAATTCTTTTTGCTTCATGCCCTTGGCTTTGCGGATGGTGGTCACTCGGTTACCAATGATGTTTTTGTCTCCAGGTGGTTCTGTGCGATGCTTCATTACTGCACACCTCTCATTTCATCCAAATTGTACGAAATGTAGGGGTTGTTTTAATGCGATAATCGCATTAAAATTAAATAAACCGATTCTCGCATTAAACGTCCGATATCATTCATTCTGGTCAAGATCATCGGCCACTACACCCCAACCAAAGGAGTGGATTCATACATCGAATACGAAGAATAGTGGAGTGGGAGAGAAGTAAGCTGAATGAGCTGGGGATGCATTCGCTCACGCGGGGTGTGCCATTATCTCAAAATTCAGAAGTGCAGGCGCAGAGTTGCCAGGTGGACGCGTGGACGACGCTGTATGGCCGATTGAAGCGGTATCATGCATATCGGGACGTGATCGATAAGGGGAGAATATTATAAAGATTCCAGTGTGGTTCCGGCAGGCGATCCAGCGGCGGCTGGTGGACATAGTTGCCCAAGCGGAGGTAGACCCCGTGCTGAGCGAGCTGCGGGGAGAGGAAGAGGAGGCGTTCGAGACACTATATTCCACACTATCGGACATGGGGGCTGGCACTGAATATGCTGTCTGGGAGGAGAGACACTACCGCTATGAGGCGGCTGTTCAGGAGCTGCTCTACCTGAAGGGACTCCAAGACGGCATGGAATTGGCGGCTGGGATGCTTCGTCCGGCTGCTCAGACGGACGAAGACGATGAGCCTGGGGATAGCTCTTCAATGTCCTGTTAGCGCCGTTTGCAAAGGAAGCATCTCAACAAAATCAGTACAGCTCCCTCTCGCTCGGGCAAAGTAATTAACATATTTTTTAGCTTGATCGCCCGTCGCTAGTCTGGCGAAGTGCGTGACTGGAGCTTAGAAGATGCGAGGTTGTATTAATGACTGCTCAAGATACTGCCGCTGCAAATCAAGTCTACGGAAGATAAAATAGCTGGCTTGGAGAAGGACGTAGCCTTGTCCAAGGAAGCTACTCAGAAATATGGGGATAAATCATCCTTCCTTGGTATGATTATTAAGGGAAATACCTAAGAGCAGCAGCAAATGCGGCATTGCTGGAGGTATGCGAGAAGATGACATCGCCAGATCCGTAGGATATTGGCGATTATTTAGGCTTCAGCTCATTTGCGAGAGGATCGTACCGGAATTACGCTGGTGGATGACATTGAAATTCACATTATGGAGTTGACCAAGCTGAGCGAGCATTCGGCAGAGCTTGAAGAAGGCGGACTGGTGAACTGGCTGTTGTTCTTAAAGGAGTCGATAAATCCAATTGGGAGGTGCTAACGATGAAGGAGCCGATGCTGAAAAAAGCGATGGATACGCTGAAGTTTTTGAGTCAGGATACGGCGGCGCGTTTGGCTTATGATGCTCGAATGAAGGCACTGAGCGATGAGCATTCCCGGATCGAGGGGGCCAAGACTGAAACCAGTAAAGAAATTGCGATTCGACTTTTGGACAGAGGTGTGGATCTGCAAACCATTTCGGAGGCAACGGGCTTATCTGTTGAAGAAATTAAGGGATTGAGACAGTAAGCCTAAAGACACTTTTCACCTGTCAATTTTTTTATGGTGTAATTGACGAGTCTGTCCAATAAGTCCCCAAAATAAAAAAGGCTAAACGAGAAAACGTGAAGTTTTCCGTCCAGCCTTTTTGTGTGTCTGTTTTGCAAACATGCAGCGAAGCGGATGCCTGCTACCTTCAGGAGGTTGTGGGCTAAAGCCACAATCCCGAACTCGACGTGAACCTTCTCTAAGCCCCTTAGGGAAAACCGGCGGAACGTCCGGTTGCCCTTGATGTGACCAAATACGCTTTCTACCTCCACTTTACGTTTGCGCTGCAATCTTCGCATTCATAGATCTTAAAGCTTTGCTCCAAACCGGAGCGACTCTTTTTCGTCTGGTACTTCTTACATCGTACCACTCGACCATCTGAGCAAATGAAACGGTCATCTAAGGATTCGTAGGTCCAGTTAGCCAACTCTTGTAGAATGGAAGTTGCCACATATCCACTACAGAAAGGGCGATTTTTTTGCGTAATCTGACGCTTACGACTATAGATTCTTTCGAAAAAGCTAACGTTGCGTGACGTTCACCGTCGGAGGCGTGGATGCGGAGCTCGAGCGGCGAATGTCTTCACCGAATTCCAGCACTGCGGCGATCCGTTCCTGAGGCCGAATTCCAAATGGCGTACATTTTTCGCGACTGTAAGTCCATTCCGGGATGGTTCGGTAAACGTGCCAGAGGTTGGCCTTGGCCAACAATTGAAAGTTCTGAATCAGACTGCATACGGCTGCGTAATCCTCTTCCTGCTTGTGGAGATCGCTTTCTTCCTTGGCCACGATAAGCAGGAATGCAGTGGACGAGCTCCCTTGTAAACTGCGAAGCTTAGCGGCCGCGTCTCCTCCTGATGCATAGACAAAACGCCACGGTTCCCGCATCCCGTCATTTGGCGCATAGACAGCTTCATTCAGCATTTCCAGAATGGATTGCGGAGAATACGGCAAAATGTCCGCATTCGTGTGAGGATGCGGGTAGTCATCCCCGCCGATCATCGTCCATTTCTGTTCCGCCGGCGTTCTCTTCCGGGCTCTGGGCACTTTCTCATAGTATCCGATACTCAGAAGCCCGGCAAAACGCTCCCCGTTCTGCAACCCAATTTCTTTGAAGAAGGTCTCGCTCATGATTAGCGGGTCCGTATACCACAGCATGCCCAGTCCTTGCTCCCAACCTAGCAACTGGAAATTCTGCATGATGCTGCAGACCGCAGCATAATTCTCGTCGCTTTGCCGCCGCGTGTTGGCGGATTCCGTTATGAAAGCCAAGTGAGCGGGAATCTCTATGGCTTGTTTGCTATAAAAGTCGGTCATTTTGTTGGGGATGAACTTGCCGAAACGACTTTCCTTGA contains:
- a CDS encoding nitroreductase family protein encodes the protein MNASATIRERRTIRKFKSTPVAQEQIIALLNKAASLYETDGTPSWRCIYYDSLESRQRLAGSMLAKLKESRFGKFIPNKMTDFYSKQAIEIPAHLAFITESANTRRQSDENYAAVCSIMQNFQLLGWEQGLGMLWYTDPLIMSETFFKEIGLQNGERFAGLLSIGYYEKVPRARKRTPAEQKWTMIGGDDYPHPHTNADILPYSPQSILEMLNEAVYAPNDGMREPWRFVYASGGDAAAKLRSLQGSSSTAFLLIVAKEESDLHKQEEDYAAVCSLIQNFQLLAKANLWHVYRTIPEWTYSREKCTPFGIRPQERIAAVLEFGEDIRRSSSASTPPTVNVTQR
- a CDS encoding AAA domain-containing protein, whose protein sequence is MSAELKSVLQYYIRYEDYSRFLNASLGSVDGDHLPESALGNLKAITNMLNKKQKRALVQKLESYPDIKKASHELRGKWELWIDRLLSRDMGVEEFIAQLPFRYPDNRDNGKEYIEQLLSQEEFTICYPLLIKDLHNAKKQRIVRPVITFTCTLTDDALQVVSFVMNRASLEILLAQAYQCPVEDVRMIASETYQQLCTKIDSITSPQLPHIIELIDQCLREGVQDWKHASLLDMKEHRGWLMARRLFVTKEMWDEVKESIFRMEIERLMARHSASPSTLLNQYVFGNKNAVDYSSEPTKTEYHLGSYTADYPINFKQWRIMQSAPHAAILAVNGPPGTGKTTLIKEIIADSMVKKARLLTQVWDEPWQLKEKGQIRAYYQSPLAGENPYSMVITSTNNKAVDNIGIELMQEVPFLNKVLALADIHGKKVEAEEDEGEGYAFANALEEDSPMTTEHEDRGHPASAMDSKKEGAFCARLGNMANMTAFIAQKLEVTIKGLQHAEVAALQNLDLRNEFVASLSLLEEIHQRINVFQELQSLQGRLQQSEDMLLDCDAELSTIISHLYTIDHELQNLIAIRTGLEQRLHNLMLLQERESDLKSTLCREEPLTSSSYYDLANAPVIVRLRRKLFEQALAVNEQYVIKYRAEIVHNLNKVGESQRWFKSFYSENGKRLDQYESGIRAIWESFFLCFPVATTTLHSFSEKLLQPLRGLIDTLFVDEAGQIMPHYLCAPLYRSRKAVIVGDPEQLEPVRPFTQNLIEESDVQKELHDRICVLKNSVQEYADRGSEFYEFMGTKKKGIILTEHRRCEASIMRFSNFHVYHNMLVLKQEDNSNKLFGANMVALDIRGVKEMSSHHNNSEIAACKKVVDLLVGRYGNNAVQDIGIITPFSSQAEQLKRSIAGVDVGTVHTFQGKEKRFILFSSVIDGVHLKSKGLSYVIGSKPNLLNVAFSRAKEQFIWVGNIEAGLESGNYVEKAIHMIQTHGAIYSLYNEDYENPKYADHRQEAYTVYEDKHELSGVDDRFIESMNELLHANVLLNPRKHHALMLKAMEWCRSSLGIVSPWVNSNVMDETFFSLLRIAMEREVDVKVRFGYTNSKLTLQEIDKIVDRDNYSFKNKEAIKVALQRLYDELDTNLVYMPPLHTKVLLVDDSLLFIGSHNWLSNPGKLLREEISYLITNKQTIAYVKKRFAL
- a CDS encoding PD-(D/E)XK nuclease family transposase — its product is MREDRTGITLVDDIEIHIMELTKLSEHSAELEEGGLVNWLLFLKESINPIGRC
- a CDS encoding helix-turn-helix domain-containing protein; the encoded protein is MKHRTEPPGDKNIIGNRVTTIRKAKGMKQKEFLARLQTLGLDISPTSLSRLEGQHRLVQDYEVLVIARALEISVGELLGERS